One segment of Penaeus vannamei isolate JL-2024 chromosome 3, ASM4276789v1, whole genome shotgun sequence DNA contains the following:
- the PolD1 gene encoding DNA polymerase delta catalytic subunit isoform X1 — MSVQAKKGSTVKGPVKLLRMDQKRPHPNGGKAGPPKKIRGDEDDDMDFDDEFPDDYDMEQFDEQDFTEPQGAKVVDDGDTNSSWGRPPFPSVNPATENLVFQQIDIDHYIGPPCEGMPGQQAGRVPIMRMFGVNDNGNSICCHVHGFSPYLYVTCPPVFKESHLGAFKDALNRVMIADMKSNKENITDAVLAVDLTKKESIYGFHGNKKVPFLKITLALPRLIAAAKRLLGEGKVFVSDIGTPAYEAYESNIDFEIRFMVDTHVVGCSWIELPAGSWSIRKDKLDTRCQLEVDVAWNKFISHAPEGEWGRVAPFRILSFDIECAGRKVYEKNGKYYWVFPEPDKDPVIQIGNMVIRQGEAEPFVQTIFTLKQCAPIVGSKVKSYNVEKEMLDEWAKFVRTVDPDIITGYNINNFDMPYLLNRANHLKSETFSFLGRIKSIRSVIKESVLQSKQMGRRENKSINTEGRCQFDLLLVLVRDYKLRSYTLNAVSYHFLQEQKEDVHHSIISELQNGNPQTRRRLAIYCLKDALLPLRLLDKLMCIINYMEMARVTGVPLSYLLTRGQQIKVVSQLLRKAAEQDLVLPVHKSAGDDEYEGATVIEPRRGYYNVPIATLDFSSLYPSIMMAHNLCYTTLLSSPAKANELGLESDEFIKTPSGNYFVKSTKRKGLLPEILESLLAARKKAKNDLKNETDPLRKKVLDGRQLALKISANSVYGFTGAQVGKLPCLEISQSVTAFGRMMIAFTKEQVEGKYTLENNYPSNAEVIYGDTDSVMVKFGVETVAEAMELGKEAAAYVTEKFLKPIKLEFEKVYFPYLLINKKRYAGLYFTRPEVHDKMDCKGIETVRRDNSPIVANLINTCLQKILIDRNPMGAVDYAKQTISDLLCNRVDISNLVITKELTKTEKEYAAKQAHVELANKMKKRDPGTAPKLGDRVPFVIIAGAKGTPAYEKAEDPIYVLENSLPIDYEYYLTNQLSKPLLRIFEPILGEKAESQLLKGDHTRSRIITHSKVGAMAKFITKKASCVGCKVPITSASEALCKHCKMREGEIYMQHISTLGALEEKFARLWTQCQRCQGSIHEEVICTSRDCPIFYMRKKVQLELADQDKVIQRFGAPAW; from the exons ATGAGCGTTCAGGCAAAAAAGGGAAGTACTGTAAAAGGACCTGTGAA GTTGTTGAGGATGGATCAGAAGCGACCCCATCCAAATGGGGGTAAAGCAGGACCACCCAAAAAGATAAG aggagatgaagatgatgatatggaCTTTGACGATGAGTTCCCTGATGACTATGACATGGAGCAGTTTGATGAACAAGATTTCACAGAGCCACAG GGAGCGAAAGTTGTTGATGATGGGGACACAAACAGCTCTTGGGGTCGCCCTCCATTTCCCTCAGTTAACCCTGCGACAGAGAATCTGGTTTTCCAACAGATTGATATTGATCATTATATTG GACCACCTTGTGAAGGAATGCCAGGGCAACAGGCAGGTAGAGTGCCCATCATGAGGATGTTTGGTGTCAATGACAATGGGAACTCCATCTGCTGTCATGTGCATGGCTTCTCTCCCTACCTGTATGTCACTTGTCCACCTGTCTTCAAGGAATCACACCTGGGAGCATTTaaa GATGCCCTCAACCGAGTGATGATCGCTGACATGAAATCGAACAAGGAAAACATCACAGATGCTGTCCTTGCAGTCGACCTGACCAAAAAGGAAAGTATCTATGGTTTCCATGGCAACAAGAAAGTGCCATTCTTGAAGATCACCTTAGCCTTGCCCAGACTGATAGCTGCAGCGAAGAGGCTccttggggaggggaaggttttcGTGTCAGACATTGGAACGCCTGCTTATGAAGCCTATGAGTCTAATATTGATTTTGAAATCAG GTTCATGGTTGACACACATGTAGTAGGCTGCAGTTGGATAGAGCTGCCAGCAGGCTCGTGGTCGATAAGGAAGGACAAGCTGGACACTCGCTGCCAACTGGAG GTGGATGTGGCATGGAACAAATTTATATCCCATGCTCCTGAGGGTGAATGGGGCAGGGTGGCACCTTTTAGAATCCTCTCATTTGACATAGAATGTGCAGGACGTAAAG TCTATGAGAAAAATGGGAAGTATTATT GGGTGTTCCCGGAGCCGGACAAGGACCCTGTGATTCAGATTGGCAACATGGTGATAAGGCAGGGAGAAGCTGAGCCGTTTGTACAGACAATATTTACTCTGAAGCAGTGTGCTCCCATTGTGGGCTCGAAAGTCAAGTCCTACAACGTAGAAAAGGAAATGTTAGAT GAATGGGCAAAATTTGTAAGGACAGTTGACCCAGACATCATCACAGGTTACAACATCAACAATTTTGACATGCCCTATCTGCTCAATCGGGCAAATCACCTGAAATCTGAGACATTTTCCTTCCTCGGCAGAATCAAAAGCATCAG GTCTGTGATTAAAGAGTCAGTGCTACAGAGTAaacagatgggaaggagggaaaacaaGTCAATCAACACAGAAGGAAGATGTCAATTTGATCTTCTCCTT GTCTTGGTACGAGATTACAAGCTCAGGTCCTACACATTGAATGCTGTGTCGTACCATTTCCTGCAAGAACAGAAGGAAGATGTCCACCATTCCATCATCTCGGAGCTTCAGAATGGCAATCCACAAACACGCAGAAG GTTAGCCATATACTGCCTGAAAGATGCTCTCCTTCCCTTGCGTCTGTTGGATAAACTTATGTGTATCATCAACTACATGGAGATGGCTCGTGTGACAGGAGTCCCCCTGTCCTACCTCCTCACCCGTGGCCAACAGATTAAAGTCGTATCACAGCTGCTGCGAAAG GCAGCGGAACAAGACCTCGTCCTCCCAGTCCACAAGAGTGCAGGAGACGATGAGTATGAAGGAGCGACCGTCATTGAACCCCGCAGAGGCTACTACAACGTCCCCATTGCGACACTTGATTTCTCCTCTCTGTATCCATCTATTATGATGGCTCATAACCTCTGCTACACAACACTCTTGTCTAGTCCTGCTAAGGCTAATGAGTTAGG ACTCGAAAGTGACGAGTTCATCAAAACCCCGTCAGGAAACTACTTTGTAAAATCAACCAAGAGGAAAGGTTTGCTGCCTGAAATTCTGGAGTCTCTCTTGGCAgcaaggaagaaggcgaagaatgACCTAAAGAACGAGACCGATCCCTtgagaaagaag GTGCTGGATGGTCGTCAGTTGGCTTTGAAGATATCTGCCAATTCTGTGTATGGTTTCACTGGAGCTCAAGTTGGCAAACTGCCATGCTTGGAAATATctcag AGTGTAACAGCATTTGGACGAATGATGATCGCGTTCACAAAGGAACAGGTTGAGGGGAAGTACACTTTGGAGAACAATTACCCAAGTAACGCAGAG GTCATTTACGGCGACACTGACTCTGTGATGGTGAAGTTTGGCGTGGAGACAGTGGCTGAGGCTATGGAGCTAGGGAAGGAGGCTGCTGCTTATGTCACAGAAAAGTTCCTGAAGCCAATCAAACTCGAGTTTGAGAAA GTGTATTTCCCATATCTGCTGATCAACAAAAAGAGATATGCCGGCTTGTACTTTACTCGGCCAGAAGTCCACGACAAGATGGACTGCAAGGGTATTGAGACCGTGCGACGTGACAATTCTCCCATCGTTGCAAATTTGATCAACACTTGTCTCCAGAAGATCTTGATTGACAG GAATCCAATGGGAGCAGTAGACTATGCCAAGCAAACGATTTCTGATCTCCTGTGTAATCGCGTGGACATCTCCAACCTCGTCATTACAAAGGAactgacaaagacagagaaagaatatgCAGCTAAACAAGCTCATGTAGAGCTTGCcaacaagatgaagaagagagatccAGGCACGGCTCCAAAACTGGGCGATCGAGTTCCTTTTGTGATCATTGCAGGAGCGAAAGGAACACCTGCTTATGAAAAGGCTGAG GACCCCATTTATGTGTTAGAGAACAGCTTGCCCATTGACTACGAATACTACCTGACCAATCAGCTGAGCAAACCCCTTTTGCGAATTTTTGAGCCCATCCTAGGAGAGAAGGCAGAATCACAGCTACTAA AGGGAGATCACACCAGATCAAGAATCATAACACACAGCAAAGTAGGAGCCATGGCAAAATTCATCACCAAAAAGGCCTCTTGCGTTGGCTGCAAAGTCCCAATTACTTCAGCATCTGAAGCATTATGTAAACATTGCAAG ATGCGAGAAGGCGAGATTTACATGCAGCACATATCAACTTTAGGAGCTTTGGAAGAAAAGTTTGCACGGTTGTGGACACAGTGTCAGCGATGTCAGGGATCCATCCATGAAGAAGTTATCTGTACTAG CCGAGACTGTCCGATTTTCTACATGCGCAAGAAAGTACAACTGGAGTTGGCTGATCAAGACAAAGTGATACAGAGATTTGGAGCTCCTGCGTGGTGA
- the PolD1 gene encoding DNA polymerase delta catalytic subunit isoform X2: MSVQAKKGSTVKGPVKLLRMDQKRPHPNGGKAGPPKKIRGDEDDDMDFDDEFPDDYDMEQFDEQDFTEPQGAKVVDDGDTNSSWGRPPFPSVNPATENLVFQQIDIDHYIGPPCEGMPGQQAGRVPIMRMFGVNDNGNSICCHVHGFSPYLYVTCPPVFKESHLGAFKDALNRVMIADMKSNKENITDAVLAVDLTKKESIYGFHGNKKVPFLKITLALPRLIAAAKRLLGEGKVFVSDIGTPAYEAYESNIDFEIRFMVDTHVVGCSWIELPAGSWSIRKDKLDTRCQLEVDVAWNKFISHAPEGEWGRVAPFRILSFDIECAGRKGVFPEPDKDPVIQIGNMVIRQGEAEPFVQTIFTLKQCAPIVGSKVKSYNVEKEMLDEWAKFVRTVDPDIITGYNINNFDMPYLLNRANHLKSETFSFLGRIKSIRSVIKESVLQSKQMGRRENKSINTEGRCQFDLLLVLVRDYKLRSYTLNAVSYHFLQEQKEDVHHSIISELQNGNPQTRRRLAIYCLKDALLPLRLLDKLMCIINYMEMARVTGVPLSYLLTRGQQIKVVSQLLRKAAEQDLVLPVHKSAGDDEYEGATVIEPRRGYYNVPIATLDFSSLYPSIMMAHNLCYTTLLSSPAKANELGLESDEFIKTPSGNYFVKSTKRKGLLPEILESLLAARKKAKNDLKNETDPLRKKVLDGRQLALKISANSVYGFTGAQVGKLPCLEISQSVTAFGRMMIAFTKEQVEGKYTLENNYPSNAEVIYGDTDSVMVKFGVETVAEAMELGKEAAAYVTEKFLKPIKLEFEKVYFPYLLINKKRYAGLYFTRPEVHDKMDCKGIETVRRDNSPIVANLINTCLQKILIDRNPMGAVDYAKQTISDLLCNRVDISNLVITKELTKTEKEYAAKQAHVELANKMKKRDPGTAPKLGDRVPFVIIAGAKGTPAYEKAEDPIYVLENSLPIDYEYYLTNQLSKPLLRIFEPILGEKAESQLLKGDHTRSRIITHSKVGAMAKFITKKASCVGCKVPITSASEALCKHCKMREGEIYMQHISTLGALEEKFARLWTQCQRCQGSIHEEVICTSRDCPIFYMRKKVQLELADQDKVIQRFGAPAW, from the exons ATGAGCGTTCAGGCAAAAAAGGGAAGTACTGTAAAAGGACCTGTGAA GTTGTTGAGGATGGATCAGAAGCGACCCCATCCAAATGGGGGTAAAGCAGGACCACCCAAAAAGATAAG aggagatgaagatgatgatatggaCTTTGACGATGAGTTCCCTGATGACTATGACATGGAGCAGTTTGATGAACAAGATTTCACAGAGCCACAG GGAGCGAAAGTTGTTGATGATGGGGACACAAACAGCTCTTGGGGTCGCCCTCCATTTCCCTCAGTTAACCCTGCGACAGAGAATCTGGTTTTCCAACAGATTGATATTGATCATTATATTG GACCACCTTGTGAAGGAATGCCAGGGCAACAGGCAGGTAGAGTGCCCATCATGAGGATGTTTGGTGTCAATGACAATGGGAACTCCATCTGCTGTCATGTGCATGGCTTCTCTCCCTACCTGTATGTCACTTGTCCACCTGTCTTCAAGGAATCACACCTGGGAGCATTTaaa GATGCCCTCAACCGAGTGATGATCGCTGACATGAAATCGAACAAGGAAAACATCACAGATGCTGTCCTTGCAGTCGACCTGACCAAAAAGGAAAGTATCTATGGTTTCCATGGCAACAAGAAAGTGCCATTCTTGAAGATCACCTTAGCCTTGCCCAGACTGATAGCTGCAGCGAAGAGGCTccttggggaggggaaggttttcGTGTCAGACATTGGAACGCCTGCTTATGAAGCCTATGAGTCTAATATTGATTTTGAAATCAG GTTCATGGTTGACACACATGTAGTAGGCTGCAGTTGGATAGAGCTGCCAGCAGGCTCGTGGTCGATAAGGAAGGACAAGCTGGACACTCGCTGCCAACTGGAG GTGGATGTGGCATGGAACAAATTTATATCCCATGCTCCTGAGGGTGAATGGGGCAGGGTGGCACCTTTTAGAATCCTCTCATTTGACATAGAATGTGCAGGACGTAAAG GGGTGTTCCCGGAGCCGGACAAGGACCCTGTGATTCAGATTGGCAACATGGTGATAAGGCAGGGAGAAGCTGAGCCGTTTGTACAGACAATATTTACTCTGAAGCAGTGTGCTCCCATTGTGGGCTCGAAAGTCAAGTCCTACAACGTAGAAAAGGAAATGTTAGAT GAATGGGCAAAATTTGTAAGGACAGTTGACCCAGACATCATCACAGGTTACAACATCAACAATTTTGACATGCCCTATCTGCTCAATCGGGCAAATCACCTGAAATCTGAGACATTTTCCTTCCTCGGCAGAATCAAAAGCATCAG GTCTGTGATTAAAGAGTCAGTGCTACAGAGTAaacagatgggaaggagggaaaacaaGTCAATCAACACAGAAGGAAGATGTCAATTTGATCTTCTCCTT GTCTTGGTACGAGATTACAAGCTCAGGTCCTACACATTGAATGCTGTGTCGTACCATTTCCTGCAAGAACAGAAGGAAGATGTCCACCATTCCATCATCTCGGAGCTTCAGAATGGCAATCCACAAACACGCAGAAG GTTAGCCATATACTGCCTGAAAGATGCTCTCCTTCCCTTGCGTCTGTTGGATAAACTTATGTGTATCATCAACTACATGGAGATGGCTCGTGTGACAGGAGTCCCCCTGTCCTACCTCCTCACCCGTGGCCAACAGATTAAAGTCGTATCACAGCTGCTGCGAAAG GCAGCGGAACAAGACCTCGTCCTCCCAGTCCACAAGAGTGCAGGAGACGATGAGTATGAAGGAGCGACCGTCATTGAACCCCGCAGAGGCTACTACAACGTCCCCATTGCGACACTTGATTTCTCCTCTCTGTATCCATCTATTATGATGGCTCATAACCTCTGCTACACAACACTCTTGTCTAGTCCTGCTAAGGCTAATGAGTTAGG ACTCGAAAGTGACGAGTTCATCAAAACCCCGTCAGGAAACTACTTTGTAAAATCAACCAAGAGGAAAGGTTTGCTGCCTGAAATTCTGGAGTCTCTCTTGGCAgcaaggaagaaggcgaagaatgACCTAAAGAACGAGACCGATCCCTtgagaaagaag GTGCTGGATGGTCGTCAGTTGGCTTTGAAGATATCTGCCAATTCTGTGTATGGTTTCACTGGAGCTCAAGTTGGCAAACTGCCATGCTTGGAAATATctcag AGTGTAACAGCATTTGGACGAATGATGATCGCGTTCACAAAGGAACAGGTTGAGGGGAAGTACACTTTGGAGAACAATTACCCAAGTAACGCAGAG GTCATTTACGGCGACACTGACTCTGTGATGGTGAAGTTTGGCGTGGAGACAGTGGCTGAGGCTATGGAGCTAGGGAAGGAGGCTGCTGCTTATGTCACAGAAAAGTTCCTGAAGCCAATCAAACTCGAGTTTGAGAAA GTGTATTTCCCATATCTGCTGATCAACAAAAAGAGATATGCCGGCTTGTACTTTACTCGGCCAGAAGTCCACGACAAGATGGACTGCAAGGGTATTGAGACCGTGCGACGTGACAATTCTCCCATCGTTGCAAATTTGATCAACACTTGTCTCCAGAAGATCTTGATTGACAG GAATCCAATGGGAGCAGTAGACTATGCCAAGCAAACGATTTCTGATCTCCTGTGTAATCGCGTGGACATCTCCAACCTCGTCATTACAAAGGAactgacaaagacagagaaagaatatgCAGCTAAACAAGCTCATGTAGAGCTTGCcaacaagatgaagaagagagatccAGGCACGGCTCCAAAACTGGGCGATCGAGTTCCTTTTGTGATCATTGCAGGAGCGAAAGGAACACCTGCTTATGAAAAGGCTGAG GACCCCATTTATGTGTTAGAGAACAGCTTGCCCATTGACTACGAATACTACCTGACCAATCAGCTGAGCAAACCCCTTTTGCGAATTTTTGAGCCCATCCTAGGAGAGAAGGCAGAATCACAGCTACTAA AGGGAGATCACACCAGATCAAGAATCATAACACACAGCAAAGTAGGAGCCATGGCAAAATTCATCACCAAAAAGGCCTCTTGCGTTGGCTGCAAAGTCCCAATTACTTCAGCATCTGAAGCATTATGTAAACATTGCAAG ATGCGAGAAGGCGAGATTTACATGCAGCACATATCAACTTTAGGAGCTTTGGAAGAAAAGTTTGCACGGTTGTGGACACAGTGTCAGCGATGTCAGGGATCCATCCATGAAGAAGTTATCTGTACTAG CCGAGACTGTCCGATTTTCTACATGCGCAAGAAAGTACAACTGGAGTTGGCTGATCAAGACAAAGTGATACAGAGATTTGGAGCTCCTGCGTGGTGA
- the PolD1 gene encoding DNA polymerase delta catalytic subunit isoform X4, whose translation MDQKRPHPNGGKAGPPKKIRGDEDDDMDFDDEFPDDYDMEQFDEQDFTEPQGAKVVDDGDTNSSWGRPPFPSVNPATENLVFQQIDIDHYIGPPCEGMPGQQAGRVPIMRMFGVNDNGNSICCHVHGFSPYLYVTCPPVFKESHLGAFKDALNRVMIADMKSNKENITDAVLAVDLTKKESIYGFHGNKKVPFLKITLALPRLIAAAKRLLGEGKVFVSDIGTPAYEAYESNIDFEIRFMVDTHVVGCSWIELPAGSWSIRKDKLDTRCQLEVDVAWNKFISHAPEGEWGRVAPFRILSFDIECAGRKGVFPEPDKDPVIQIGNMVIRQGEAEPFVQTIFTLKQCAPIVGSKVKSYNVEKEMLDEWAKFVRTVDPDIITGYNINNFDMPYLLNRANHLKSETFSFLGRIKSIRSVIKESVLQSKQMGRRENKSINTEGRCQFDLLLVLVRDYKLRSYTLNAVSYHFLQEQKEDVHHSIISELQNGNPQTRRRLAIYCLKDALLPLRLLDKLMCIINYMEMARVTGVPLSYLLTRGQQIKVVSQLLRKAAEQDLVLPVHKSAGDDEYEGATVIEPRRGYYNVPIATLDFSSLYPSIMMAHNLCYTTLLSSPAKANELGLESDEFIKTPSGNYFVKSTKRKGLLPEILESLLAARKKAKNDLKNETDPLRKKVLDGRQLALKISANSVYGFTGAQVGKLPCLEISQSVTAFGRMMIAFTKEQVEGKYTLENNYPSNAEVIYGDTDSVMVKFGVETVAEAMELGKEAAAYVTEKFLKPIKLEFEKVYFPYLLINKKRYAGLYFTRPEVHDKMDCKGIETVRRDNSPIVANLINTCLQKILIDRNPMGAVDYAKQTISDLLCNRVDISNLVITKELTKTEKEYAAKQAHVELANKMKKRDPGTAPKLGDRVPFVIIAGAKGTPAYEKAEDPIYVLENSLPIDYEYYLTNQLSKPLLRIFEPILGEKAESQLLKGDHTRSRIITHSKVGAMAKFITKKASCVGCKVPITSASEALCKHCKMREGEIYMQHISTLGALEEKFARLWTQCQRCQGSIHEEVICTSRDCPIFYMRKKVQLELADQDKVIQRFGAPAW comes from the exons ATGGATCAGAAGCGACCCCATCCAAATGGGGGTAAAGCAGGACCACCCAAAAAGATAAG aggagatgaagatgatgatatggaCTTTGACGATGAGTTCCCTGATGACTATGACATGGAGCAGTTTGATGAACAAGATTTCACAGAGCCACAG GGAGCGAAAGTTGTTGATGATGGGGACACAAACAGCTCTTGGGGTCGCCCTCCATTTCCCTCAGTTAACCCTGCGACAGAGAATCTGGTTTTCCAACAGATTGATATTGATCATTATATTG GACCACCTTGTGAAGGAATGCCAGGGCAACAGGCAGGTAGAGTGCCCATCATGAGGATGTTTGGTGTCAATGACAATGGGAACTCCATCTGCTGTCATGTGCATGGCTTCTCTCCCTACCTGTATGTCACTTGTCCACCTGTCTTCAAGGAATCACACCTGGGAGCATTTaaa GATGCCCTCAACCGAGTGATGATCGCTGACATGAAATCGAACAAGGAAAACATCACAGATGCTGTCCTTGCAGTCGACCTGACCAAAAAGGAAAGTATCTATGGTTTCCATGGCAACAAGAAAGTGCCATTCTTGAAGATCACCTTAGCCTTGCCCAGACTGATAGCTGCAGCGAAGAGGCTccttggggaggggaaggttttcGTGTCAGACATTGGAACGCCTGCTTATGAAGCCTATGAGTCTAATATTGATTTTGAAATCAG GTTCATGGTTGACACACATGTAGTAGGCTGCAGTTGGATAGAGCTGCCAGCAGGCTCGTGGTCGATAAGGAAGGACAAGCTGGACACTCGCTGCCAACTGGAG GTGGATGTGGCATGGAACAAATTTATATCCCATGCTCCTGAGGGTGAATGGGGCAGGGTGGCACCTTTTAGAATCCTCTCATTTGACATAGAATGTGCAGGACGTAAAG GGGTGTTCCCGGAGCCGGACAAGGACCCTGTGATTCAGATTGGCAACATGGTGATAAGGCAGGGAGAAGCTGAGCCGTTTGTACAGACAATATTTACTCTGAAGCAGTGTGCTCCCATTGTGGGCTCGAAAGTCAAGTCCTACAACGTAGAAAAGGAAATGTTAGAT GAATGGGCAAAATTTGTAAGGACAGTTGACCCAGACATCATCACAGGTTACAACATCAACAATTTTGACATGCCCTATCTGCTCAATCGGGCAAATCACCTGAAATCTGAGACATTTTCCTTCCTCGGCAGAATCAAAAGCATCAG GTCTGTGATTAAAGAGTCAGTGCTACAGAGTAaacagatgggaaggagggaaaacaaGTCAATCAACACAGAAGGAAGATGTCAATTTGATCTTCTCCTT GTCTTGGTACGAGATTACAAGCTCAGGTCCTACACATTGAATGCTGTGTCGTACCATTTCCTGCAAGAACAGAAGGAAGATGTCCACCATTCCATCATCTCGGAGCTTCAGAATGGCAATCCACAAACACGCAGAAG GTTAGCCATATACTGCCTGAAAGATGCTCTCCTTCCCTTGCGTCTGTTGGATAAACTTATGTGTATCATCAACTACATGGAGATGGCTCGTGTGACAGGAGTCCCCCTGTCCTACCTCCTCACCCGTGGCCAACAGATTAAAGTCGTATCACAGCTGCTGCGAAAG GCAGCGGAACAAGACCTCGTCCTCCCAGTCCACAAGAGTGCAGGAGACGATGAGTATGAAGGAGCGACCGTCATTGAACCCCGCAGAGGCTACTACAACGTCCCCATTGCGACACTTGATTTCTCCTCTCTGTATCCATCTATTATGATGGCTCATAACCTCTGCTACACAACACTCTTGTCTAGTCCTGCTAAGGCTAATGAGTTAGG ACTCGAAAGTGACGAGTTCATCAAAACCCCGTCAGGAAACTACTTTGTAAAATCAACCAAGAGGAAAGGTTTGCTGCCTGAAATTCTGGAGTCTCTCTTGGCAgcaaggaagaaggcgaagaatgACCTAAAGAACGAGACCGATCCCTtgagaaagaag GTGCTGGATGGTCGTCAGTTGGCTTTGAAGATATCTGCCAATTCTGTGTATGGTTTCACTGGAGCTCAAGTTGGCAAACTGCCATGCTTGGAAATATctcag AGTGTAACAGCATTTGGACGAATGATGATCGCGTTCACAAAGGAACAGGTTGAGGGGAAGTACACTTTGGAGAACAATTACCCAAGTAACGCAGAG GTCATTTACGGCGACACTGACTCTGTGATGGTGAAGTTTGGCGTGGAGACAGTGGCTGAGGCTATGGAGCTAGGGAAGGAGGCTGCTGCTTATGTCACAGAAAAGTTCCTGAAGCCAATCAAACTCGAGTTTGAGAAA GTGTATTTCCCATATCTGCTGATCAACAAAAAGAGATATGCCGGCTTGTACTTTACTCGGCCAGAAGTCCACGACAAGATGGACTGCAAGGGTATTGAGACCGTGCGACGTGACAATTCTCCCATCGTTGCAAATTTGATCAACACTTGTCTCCAGAAGATCTTGATTGACAG GAATCCAATGGGAGCAGTAGACTATGCCAAGCAAACGATTTCTGATCTCCTGTGTAATCGCGTGGACATCTCCAACCTCGTCATTACAAAGGAactgacaaagacagagaaagaatatgCAGCTAAACAAGCTCATGTAGAGCTTGCcaacaagatgaagaagagagatccAGGCACGGCTCCAAAACTGGGCGATCGAGTTCCTTTTGTGATCATTGCAGGAGCGAAAGGAACACCTGCTTATGAAAAGGCTGAG GACCCCATTTATGTGTTAGAGAACAGCTTGCCCATTGACTACGAATACTACCTGACCAATCAGCTGAGCAAACCCCTTTTGCGAATTTTTGAGCCCATCCTAGGAGAGAAGGCAGAATCACAGCTACTAA AGGGAGATCACACCAGATCAAGAATCATAACACACAGCAAAGTAGGAGCCATGGCAAAATTCATCACCAAAAAGGCCTCTTGCGTTGGCTGCAAAGTCCCAATTACTTCAGCATCTGAAGCATTATGTAAACATTGCAAG ATGCGAGAAGGCGAGATTTACATGCAGCACATATCAACTTTAGGAGCTTTGGAAGAAAAGTTTGCACGGTTGTGGACACAGTGTCAGCGATGTCAGGGATCCATCCATGAAGAAGTTATCTGTACTAG CCGAGACTGTCCGATTTTCTACATGCGCAAGAAAGTACAACTGGAGTTGGCTGATCAAGACAAAGTGATACAGAGATTTGGAGCTCCTGCGTGGTGA